DNA from Quercus lobata isolate SW786 chromosome 1, ValleyOak3.0 Primary Assembly, whole genome shotgun sequence:
TGAATTTTGTTGTGGCCAATGATTTTGGATATGCATGGTTGAGAAAATTCAGAAGCTTCATCATCTTTTTGCTgttgtactttttttcttttcttttctttcatgtgATAGTTTTTGTAAGGAACAAACAATCTGCATTTCAAAAGTTATAAGATGTTCATCATATTTATATGACAAGGGATTAGACAGGAGGCTTccatttaatccaaaaaaaaataatttaagagtATCAAATGGTTCTCACGTTAGGTATAGGCACAAAAGTTGGGAATGGAAGTCCTCGCGTTAGGTACAGGCACAAAAGttgaaaaagaattaaagaggTTTAGGTGGTTCTTCTCACGTTAAGTATAGGGACAAAAATTGGAATGGAATTCTAAAAGTTTTGGAACAAAACCAACTTAAGGATTACTTCAACTTTAACATGTATTTAAGAAGTTTTCACTCAATTACATCATCCCCCATCTAAGTATTAGCAATTATGCTTTAGTGGCAGCttcaaaattacatatttgagGCTAAGAAGCAAGACTTAGATGACCATGGGCCAGGTTTGGGTTACCCGAACCTGGCCTAAAAATTATGCCTGTGGATACCCGAACCTCAAAACCCAATCTGGCCTAAAAATTATGCCCGTAACTGATACCTACCCATATTTCATGCCCATGGATATCCAGACTTGACCCgaatctgagagagagagagagagagaactataATTTTAAGTTAGAAACTTTTCCATTCAAACCTTAATTTCTTGCTGCAAGAGCAACAACCGACAGGACTGCAAGTAAGACTGCTTAGCCTCCCcaagaaaattatttacataaaatgaaatatttatacTGCATAATCACTGAGACCTGCCCAATTTTATTGGATGGTGGAAATTTCAACATAGTGCATGCGATTATCAtgtaaaaactcaaaactttaaCATGTCACTACTACACTTAAATCTAATTAATCCTCTCATACGATTCTGAAATCATTCCAGCCCACTCCAAATTATCAATGGGACACAGCCCAATGAAAACGGAAAATCTGTATTTATTTGTTCTCTTAAAGAATATATAAAGCCACTATATGATCAATTATATTTGTTCTCTTAAAGAATATATAAAGCACTATAtgatcaattatattttttaatttaggcatgtaaaaaaatatatgccaTACTAGATTGACCTGACCCTCAAAGAACTAGATAAGGGTCATAGGGTTGCAACCTATTTAGGACTCGAACTTGATCAAGCCATCGATTAGTTTGAGTGTAAATGGGTTCAAAttttagatctcttattcaacaataagaaattttatcaattgagctaaAACCCACTAGAATACTAGTATTTTGAACAAAGAACTTGTCAATCAAGATATTGTAGatagtttgtaaaataaaaaacaaagaaaaagaagaagaagaagaagaagaggtcaACCAAAAATAGTATGACTGTCGATGAAGCAATATAGCAAAATAAGGGTAGTAGTAATGTAAATCGGGAATATGAACATCATTGATGTCGCAGAAGCCTGAAGAAAGCACACATGATACTCTCTTGATggaacaaaaactaaactatTAGCTTTTGACAGTAAACCTCGAACCCACAAGGGATTTCcctgaatccacaaggagataaACTAGAATCCATCAAAGAAAGAATTTTACAAAAGTCTctgtttattgataatattctTATTTGCCTCTGAcggctacaaaacatataaatactgaaGAAAACGTCCAAAACCCTAATTCGCACTAATTATGCGATTAGGTGACAAAAActgaaatttaccaaaaatggcaaaattgagttaaatgcaaaatcataaaTTACTAACCTTAAGGGTTGTCTTAAAATAAGCAAGACTttatgataggccaaaaacgaattgatctcttgtgattaattaattgattaattagccaagtttattaattaatcaaattaacatgcagcggaaaataaattgacacggtgatttgtttatgaatgaggaaaaccaacatgacaaaaaccccaccaagtgattttaaggttaccactcccgagaatcctctattatcacaacaagcagttataagtaaaggaatcacagtactttataccaatctacagttgaacccttaccccaatacccaattggacttgttctgtagtgacaatctctccttttgaaTGCACGGCTCTCAGTACATGattaaccaattgcgcggatcctagtacgcgacttcaatcaccaactaaagaaaGTTGTTGgatacaaagttcttcaattcatccaaacGATAAAGAtcgagaagctccttggttacaaaaccctacggtgcacaaacacagcaacttcttcacaagaaagatgaactagggaaaattctgtctccggtcacaatttgcttgaacaaactttgctcaacacttgtgcaacttgttccacctttgacggcccttaaaataatccttttatatgtctagggttgtaagaaaagaaaactcaaacatacaatcatggattggagtcaaaacaatcctgaaaaattgtttttcataaaccttgacagatGCCTATCTATCGAGCTGCTGTCAAGCCACGGGCCTGAACAACTCAACGgatctcgatagatgctagctgtcgagctttaatgacagacacttttcagcttgaatcttggacagacttgcatgacttaaacacttgatcttgaaacaaggtttcttgaagtattaaacgtatcctagatctacccaaatacaagtaaagtgcattttgtcaaaggattagccaattatataaaatagtgacatatgtttctaataagtgaatcacatatgtcctaacactttATTCTGACTTTTGAGCCAAAAATtattaaggaaacaaaaaattactataaatggAAAAATTGCAATTTTCAGGGCCTAAATAAAGGAATTCGCCATTTTCAGGGGTACCTCATGGCAAAGCAACGACTATTGCTCAGAATTCCGTTTCGGTTCAGCTTGCCAAATTTCATGCGATTCTAACTCCGAGGCCCATGATTTCTACTAGTGTTTTTTTAGCTTGCACAATAATTTCAGGCACACATGAGAGTCCAGAAAAGCCATGGCGGTCTGTTCTACATCAATCATGGTGGCATGAGTTAGTTGGTGAATCTTCGTTGTCGAGTGATGTTTTTGTCCATAAGAGGTGACAGAAATTAGTCTCAGGGTCAGGGGTTAATTTGATGGATACGAAAACATCAAGAAGTTGAAAGGAAGAATTGAAACACCGGGATTGTTTTCGCAACTGACCCAAACCCAAGTagaagtttttgtattttggccttaaatttaattaaaattttcatcgtGCCAAGACTGCTTTGTACATATTAAACCCATAGAAGCAACATCTTTTGGATTACAAATTTGATTTACaaattcaaaacttaaataatGCAATGGCAACTATTTTGCTTTATTGCAAAATACATTATATTCATTGATGACATTCGATACTTGCCTTAGAAACATTAGCTAAATTTTACACTCAAAATTTCTTAATGGGAGAGGAAACAATAGAATTGACACACATTCAAGATGCATACAGCTCCAAGCTTGgcttatttatataaaaaaataaaaaataaaaaattatataataaaaatttcccCATCAATTCTTCCCCCATGAATGAATCAACAAACAACTTAGCATTGAACCTTGCAGTTTTTTATGGTCTGTTTGAATTGAGGGGGAGTAAAAAAGAGTAAAGTTGGCCGAAAATTAGAGACAAACCTCATAAGCTACGCAAGTAGCAGAAGTATTTAGTAGGAAGATACAAAGAAACAGACCAATAGAAACATACCAAAAAATGTCCCAAAATCGAGTTGGGATTATGACGGTCAAGGAAACTATATAGCAAACAGATAGGGAAATAAAAGATAGGCGGACTATTCGATAAAGGCGTTGTCAGGGGCGGCTTGATACATTTAGGGGCCGCCTTAGgcgaaaattgacttgagacttttcatatatttaaatatgattttttttatataaaaaaattaatattacttaaattctataatcttgttttagatgcaaaattattaattaaccatgtaaaatctttttttctttagaaaatttatagacacaaaaaaattgactaaactTTGCACaattgttgatgtggcagaTTGGTAAtggtaagtaaaaatgtgatgttagtggtagacctagatgaaaactagtaaaagtttgctaactcaACTGTTGTGAAATTCTTTGtatattgcttttcttttcttttatttttttgtgaaaagtgttatattcacaatattttcacaacaaatcctaaatatttagttgttactggttctaatttaaacccaccactgaaattactttttttcccacCAATAACAGCCAGTAACAACTTTctatttaggatttgttatgaaaaatgttgtggacgtagcatttttttctctttttccttgttttttatttgataaaagaatgttattttatttattggctaatattttttgtgcttaataaataagtttataatataaaaaattgttgtattggccaaaatttgggggcctttttctACTTGGGGCCTTAGACGACCGCCTCACTTGCTTTCATACTAGAGCCAGCCCTGGGCGTTGTTTTGGAATGAGAAGAAGAATCGTTGAGTATGAAAGCATAAATGTCAAAGAATTTAATGACAAGAAcacccaaaaaggaaaatttcgAAGATCAATAGGTGTCCCTGCTTCGTTTGGAATAGGAGCACTTGAATTGAATTTTCTGATGGCCGGTAATGTGGTATTGGGTTCAGGAAGGTAGTCATCTTGCCAAAGTTCCCCAGGAGGGCTGAGTACTCCTTGATAGGTGACAGTCATAAGCAGTGTAGCAACCACCAAAAGCATATTGCGTCTGTCGTCTGATATTTGAGTCCATTCTCCAATACAATGCATTCTTGTTTTCTCAAGAGATGAGAACATGCACCATAGATTACGTGCATAAAAAGTTACTTTAGGAAGAGATGGAGCTCGTAAAGCTCCAACACGCCGTAGCATTACCTTGATCTCACggttttctatttgatttttttgtgccAAGATATCCCCTGCTGTCTTACCCTCTGAATTCTTAGCGAATGTATTAACACCAGAATATAATAATAACCTCCTCACAGCCTGCAAAATGTAGTGATACACCAAAAATAATCATGATGTATTAATTAGTAGCAATTTGCAAACTTTACAACGTTTCTTTAGTTCTTAAATAATTGAGGAATGGAGAGGGCTTGCCTTGGGTTGATTTTTGTACACAGCAATGTGAAATGGCGTGTTGCCATTCTCATCCTGCCAGTTCAGGACTTTACTCTCCCACAATATGGAATTTTGAGACCAATTCTTTTGGAGCCATCGCACCAAGAGTCTAAAAGCCTCCAACTTGTCATATTTCAGGGCCATATGCAGAGCGTTCTCGTTTCGAATTGTCACAGCTTCAATAGAATGGGGACAGAATTCGAGAAATTTTTCCAATCGATCAAGGTGACATTCTGTTGCTGCTACATAATGCAAAGGGGTGATACCCTCCCTTCCTTTTACACGGAAAAGTTCCCCATCAATTTCTAGAAGCCGACACACCAGCTCGCCATGCCCATTTTGTAGAGCAAGGTGAATGGGGCTGAACCCATCTGGATTAAGCTTCCTAGAGAATGAGGCCATCAATCTCATCAGCTCCATGGCAAATGGGATGTGCCCAGCATATGCAGCTATGTGTAAAGGAGTATTAACAAATGGTAGCTTATCAATGTGCTTCAAAAGTTTTACATCCTTCTGAATTATGATGTAAAAGGCATCAATATTTCCATGTTGAGCAGCCTGATTCATCCTCTCAATTCTCTCATCCATATTTGAGGAAGTTGACATATTATGGTATGGCTTTCCTTGGTGTGAACATGATGTGTGGCTTGAATAAGTAGTGCTGCATACAAAAAAGTCAATAGTACGGCATAGTCCTATTTGGTTTGGGAGGTCTCCTCAACAAGTCACCTAATTAACTTTCACTGTGTAAAATTCTTATCCTTCACTGGTTTGGCTGactttaatttggaattttgattTAGATTAAAGTAGTATAATTTAGCTTCATTTTACTCTTTCTTTAAGTCGTAGCCTTCCTTATATtcgagagagagagtttttttggtttattttgcgGTTGGGTTTTGAGAGGGTATTTTGTATTACTATTGAGATCTACCTATATTTTGGTAAGagttaactttttatattttaaatatttttcatatccTTTCAAGTAATGCTTGTTATGAGGTTTTAAGAACTATCAATGGAGCGTAGCGTGACTATGATACCAATTGATGTAATATGGGCACAGCTCTGATGATTCATTTTAGCAATTGTTACCCCAATTTGCCTCGTGCTGCATGCATGTTCTAAACATATTATGAAACaagttttcttcttctaaatcaTTTTTCTCATCCTTAAGACTATACTTTTCTTCCTTGTAGATTTGGTCGGCGCTTTTTAGACTGATCGACAGTGACTAAGGCGATGAGCTGCTCTGATACACATCAAACCGCTCCTCCATTTGCTGAAAGCGCGCCTCATTATCTGACAATATTGTGTGAATTTTGTTGTGGCCAATGGTTTTGGATATGCATGgttgagaaaaattcaaaagcttcatcatttttgttgttgtactttttttcttttcttttcttttcatgtgaTAGCTTTTGTAATAAACAAACAATCCGCATTTCAAAGGTTATAAGATGTTCATCATATTTATATGACAAGGGATAGACAGGAGGCTTccatttaatccaaaaaaaaaaaaaaattaagagtatCAAATGGTTCTCACGTTTG
Protein-coding regions in this window:
- the LOC115994642 gene encoding ankyrin repeat-containing protein BDA1-like, whose product is MDERIERMNQAAQHGNIDAFYIIIQKDVKLLKHIDKLPFVNTPLHIAAYAGHIPFAMELMRLMASFSRKLNPDGFSPIHLALQNGHGELVCRLLEIDGELFRVKGREGITPLHYVAATECHLDRLEKFLEFCPHSIEAVTIRNENALHMALKYDKLEAFRLLVRWLQKNWSQNSILWESKVLNWQDENGNTPFHIAVYKNQPKAVRRLLLYSGVNTFAKNSEGKTAGDILAQKNQIENREIKVMLRRVGALRAPSLPKVTFYARNLWCMFSSLEKTRMHCIGEWTQISDDRRNMLLVVATLLMTVTYQGVLSPPGELWQDDYLPEPNTTLPAIRKFNSSAPIPNEAGTPIDLRNFPFWVFLSLNSLTFMLSYSTILLLIPKQRPGLALV